The genome window CCCCGCCTTGCGACCAGCGGACAGCCACTGCAGACGGCTACCTCCGCCGCATCCTCTCAAGTCATACAggtaccgtacacacacacagctgtcagtCATGTCAGGGGCTGGCCACTCCCCTCCCAGCTGCAGCTGCTCTGTAGCTAGGTAACAACCTTGTCCAGTGTAATTAGGGAAACACAGGTGGCTTTGTAGTTTTGcattagtggatttggctgtaTAGAAACTGCTCTGTGGAGAGCTTTGTCTAAGGTAGCGCAATGCTCTCTGCTCAAATTCTTACCTATTCTTTAGCAAATCAGGCATTTTCAAACACAATGTTGAAATGGATGCAGTGTCAAGAATAGAGGGAATTTAGATGAAATCCTGAAGTGCTTTGAATCTTTGCTTTCAGGATGTCAGCTTCACTGTAGACGGGGATGCCATGTCATTTGATGAATGTATGCAGCTGCTGGCAGAGACATTTCCTTTGGTAGAGGCAACTGAGGTAAGAATACAGGCTTTCACTATTATCTTTAAAAATATGCTTACCAAGatttctaattaagcaataaggacaGAAGGGgtgtggtaaatggccaatataccatggctaagggttgttcttagcCACAACGCAACACGgaatgcctggacacagcccttagccgtggtatattggccatataccacaaacctcagaggtgccttattgctattataaactggttacaaaagtaattatatattttttgtcatacccgtggtatacggtcagatataccatggctgtcagccaatcagcattcagcgcTCAAACCACCAAGTTTCTAATGAACAATATATAATGTTGTATGTACCTGTCTTTTACATTATTTCCCTCCCTTGTTTGTGTTGTAGAATACCTCTTCCTGTCTGGATGCCGCCGTAGCTCCAGCACCCAACAGCAGCCACATCATGATGAAGTCTGATCCGCCAGCTTTGACCCAGCTGCCCCTACTCCCAGCCCCACTGCCCCCACAAAGGACCTCCCCAGATTTGGAGCAGGCCTGGATGGAGCTTTTGTCCCTCCCTGAGCTGCAGGTACAATACGAATATTCTACCGCCTCTATGGTGTAACAAGCACTCAAAGAATGCATGGATGGCAGCAGCCAGGTATGCATGAGAGGACATACTTatcttttgttttttgtgtttgaaTGGTACACAGCGTAAGAAGATACTACTCAGCTAATGCCACTGTGATCAGGTTCCCACATAGCACTGTTGACTCCGAGCAGGGGGAGGGAAAGTCTCAAATGGTGTGAAGCTGCTTGTGTCCTTAGTAGAACATAAAATAGCTTCTAATGCTTCAGCAGTTAGTAGTAGCATGGAAACAAGAAagaaaatactttatttacagtaCAAATACAATGCGTAATTTCATGCAAATTTATTTTAGTCAATTTAGGAATTCCACTTGATTTGCAATATTGAACCTGTGCAAAGTTTCAGCTACTATTGGCAATAAAAAGGTTTGAAACCAAGGTTTAATAAATGATTAGTAAAAACTGAACAACAGCTAATCCATATGATGGTTCTATACTGCATATTACATTAACGTTACATCTTGATGTCTAATAAACTGCATSGGTTACTGGATTTGTTTTGATGCTTCTGAATCTTGTTTTCTAGCAATGTCTGAATATGGAAATGGAGGACACGCGGGAGCAGACCGGACGATATCTGCCCACTAACACCACCCCTGAGGATCCAAACTACAGCTTCTACCCATTGCCCAACCTGGAAGAGGTGGCATCAAACACAGCAGATGTCTGCCCACCTGAATTCATCAACACCTTTGAGGAGAGCTTTCCCAACATGGCTCCACTGGACCATCTCAGTCAGATGACCCTGAAGGCTCCAGACCTCAATACTCATTTCAGTGCAGACACTTTCTGTGACATATTTTACCCAGACGTTGTCAACACAAAAGTGACCAGTGTCACCCTGCCTTGTGGGCAAGGAAATGGAGGTAACTCATTGGCAGAAATACCAAACAAGCCTACTTTTAGACCAATGGAATTACAGGACCTTTCTCCTGCAGATACATTTGATAGTGACAACAAACCTGAGATAATGACAGAATGTCCAGATTCTGATTCAGGTGTTTCTGTGGAGGCAAGCTCATACTCTAGCTCTCCTGAGAAATCCATGTATGGGGACCGCTCCTTTGGTGGCTACAGCGATTCAGACATGGATGAGATGGACAGTAACCCTGGGAGTGCACAGTCTGACTACTCTGAGATGTTCTCACTGTCTTTCCAACCAGATGGCCTGCAGACACCTCTTTCTGTGTTACCTCAGCAACGGGACAAAGAGCCCAAACATGGCAAGACTGAGCCAGATGACGAGACTGGCCACAGTGAACTCCCCTTCACCAAAGACAAGAAGAGGAGGCGCTCCGAGAAGCGTCTCTCTAGAGACGAGCAGCGAGCCAAGGCCCTCCAGATCCCCTTCACCGTGGACATGATCATCGACCTGCCTGTGGACGACTTCAACGAGATGATGTCCAAGCACCAGCTCAACGAGGCCCAGCTGGCCCTGGTCAGAGARATCCGACGGCGGGGCAAGAACAAGGTGGCTGCCCAGAACTGCCGCAAGCGCAAGATGGAGAACATCACGGAGCTGGAATATGACCTGGACTCgctgaaggaggagaaggagcgaCTGCAGACGGAGAAGACCAAGAACGACAGCGGCCTGCGGAAGATGAAGCAGCAGCTTAACACCCTGTACCTGGAGGTGTTCCGTCTGCTAAGGGACGAGGACGGGAAGCCCTATTCCCCGTTGGAGTACTCCCTCCAGCAGACGACCGATGGCACAGTCTTCCTCGTCCCCCGCATTAAAAAGACACTTATCAAGAAAAAGGACAGCTAGCACTTCTCTGCTTTACTACATGGTACAGCattagtaataatactatgcaaaGAATAACTTTGTAGTTGCTTGGCTTTAAGCGTTAGTAAAACAGCAGAACTGTTATATAGTTTTTGCCTACTCTTCTTGAATCTTTAATTATATTTGAGTTATTTTGTACTGGTCTCTATTTTCCCCAGATATTGTTTGTAAATACATGATTTGCTTTTGAGATATGAAAATGTGTATTGTATATATCATGTTTTTAGTATGCTAATTATATTGTTGCAATCACTGTTACTTCAAAGTCTGTTTTATAAACTTTAGGCTGATTTGCAGCTCCATTTCCTTTGTATGTCCTGACTCTTGTGCTTTTTAATGAAATAAACAGTTCATTTAGTCAGTTGGTCTCTTGCTTACGATTCAAATTAGGCCGATTCAGAAATGTACGCCTTAACTACtaacttctcagtagttggtattcagattaACAGACTTTTAGTGCATTTATGTAAAGAGATCCCTTTTTTAATTCGAATTTTCTCAAtagactcactagaatatatggAGAGAATAGGTTCAGAATATTGGAGATCGATGAATCAAAGCCATGTAACTCCACACATATTCGCCTCCTTTACAGCGCCAATTGGTAGATGTAAAAAATACTCTGACCTTGTATATTATTTAGAGTTatgaaagtatttatgaataataKAAAAAacggtttggagagcctttacgcactAAATATGTTTGTGATTGATCCTGAAAGTTGCCATTATTAAATTGTTCAAACCATTAAttattggaaggtgagaaaagtgtagAATATGGgttgaacagtaggctacactaATCTACAGTAATAATCCTCACCAATCAAGAAACTGTGATGACAATGGTCCAGTCATCGTGAACCTTGTGCCAGGCTGCAGGTTTAAACGGCTACTTATGGTTCAATCCATTCAATTTGAAATAGTCTTCATGTCCGAAATTACTGCACAACTTCTAatacgttagcctaatatgattCACTATTGCTAGCTATCCTCGTGTACAACCACACAAACATGGCAGATGAAAGGAAGGTAGACTAACGATGTattggaatgatgcaaaatgtaagcaaacgaacactaaagtgacagttataaatgtatgtgggtataactgatgaTGGCTACCGATAGTGGCTAATACTTAAAGCAATAAATCATGTGAAAAGTCGGCATATAATTAGAACAGAAATCATAAATCGACTCTAGATTTGGCGCTATACCGTCATTTGCCAACGGCTACAAAAGCCTACAGAAGTCTTCTAATTTCATCCCTTGAAGTTAAAAGGACATACAATGTAAATTCTACATAATGGCATACCATTTCATAAACGTcactgtgggaaagttgatatgcttcagtttgctgtcATTTGTTTTCAGCGAGCATAACGTAAATCTATTAattttatatttacaatccccttatgCAAACggttactcatttacctagctcttatcaatagcgcttatacatttgtacattaCAAGCAAGGAGAATGGTGTAGATGCTCTTCCAGTTGTAACCGACAGGTTGCTCGACCTTATTCACCTTTACTGTggtggaattaagtcaaggtcagaataccgTGGCTCTGTAGACAAACCTCTGCCACATTTCTAAATATCTACACCCCGGAAAGAATAGCTGGTTGAGACATGCGTTACCTCACGCccaagttcaaggtcagaataggcagaaaaaaagtgcataaaaagggaagtATTATGACCTGAATTCTTTCATTCTATAAATGATTGCGTGTAAGCCAAAACACGTTGAGGACTTGGTTCCACCGGCATTTATTTATGCAACAGTGTACTCCACTGTTCAGCTACACTTCAAAAGGTCAGCAGGACACACTTCGGGAATAGCGCAACAGTCACTGCACTTTCCTGGCTACCCAAGCCCCCTTGATCCGGCCACTTTCTTCTGTAGCGAATGACAAAGCAGCGGAAGAATYAATGAGTAGTCCGCTAGCACTGCGCATTGTATCTGCAGTTCCAGGCCTTTTCCACAAACATTACATTTGAACGCCAAGCCTTCTCCACCCTCATTCAAAACCAATCTTTCACAGGCTGTGTGAGGCGAACAAAACAACTATTCATACATCAAATAAATCAGTCGTTCCTTTGAGAGATGTCTTTATTGAttaaacacatttatttaatAGACATGCATAAGTAAACATTTCTACGAACTATAATATGATATTTAAATTGTTCAACCAGGGGTTGAAAAATCACCATCCTTAATTCagctactttttattattttgtataaaaATTGTATAAAAACTACACAGAGAAAAATATCAAAGACATCTATAGGGGTGTACGTTTGAGTGAATTGAAGCATGTTCTCTGCAGACATCAGTGAGCTGTGCAAGGAACTCATGAGATCCTTCAAAATGATCTTAAATTGAGTAAATGGTACACTTTTGACTCTCGAAAGGGATTAGACTCAACAGcattttgttctaccttatgagTGTTAGTGTCTTACATTGCTTTACTGTATACTTTTGAGTAATACTTAAGTCTTACCCATCCAGAAATCTCCATGTAATCCTGTCATTAGAGATTTTCAGCCTGTAATAGTCGTAATGCTTCTTTCCCGATCTGTAAATCAAGCAAAGTGGTTACTCTTACCTGCTCCATCTTTATGTTACCACTGCTTGTGAAATACTCACTTCCCTTTCCCCACGTAAGGTCTGACAGCTAATAAGAACTTCCTGGTAATCTGTCGTATCTGACTCAACAGGATCTCCCAAGTGTCCAGGAACTCTAGTTAGTCTTTCTTCGCTAGCATCAGCTGATCTTGAAAGGTATAGCTAGCCTTGAGAGGCTGACGCTCACTACCAGGCAAGACAATGCAAGCTTTTCTCCAAGGGTGCGGCTCTCGGTACtgccttctctttcctctcacaACATGCTGACTTGTCCACTGTGCTGGGGCTGAAGAGGTCCTGTCTGAAAAAGTCATCCGCAATCTTCCATGCTGACCTGCTGAGGCTCAACTGAAGTGGCTTGTAGCTGTAACAATCCTACTAGTGCAATGCTGGCTAGGTGATGCGTGCACCTCTCCCTAGGACTAGCTAAGACTCCCTTTCCATCcagccagatttttttttttttacacatttcaaGGAAGTTcagagaaaacaaaacattgaGGGTATTGATTTGCAACACTTGATTAGTGATGACGGACATGAAAATAATCCAATCCTTCAATCTTTCTCTGAGCCAATGATGCACTATACCTCAAAAGACTTTACTACAcaactttatttaacttttttctctccacttgtcaaaaatatttttacaatcTAGAATGGAGTTCACCGCATACAAGTAGTGTAAAACATTTCCTCAAATTGTTGTCTGCACTAATTATAACCACTTGTTACACTAATGAAATTACTGAAATACATACTGTTcttgaaatacaaataataatacactTTGATACGGAGACTAGCAATCATATTAActtgaaagagagaaaaaaaggacagCTCTAGCCAATTTGAGGGCCTGATGCGTCTACGCCCTTTTGACAGAACCAAGTTCTTCAAAATGACAAAGATGAGAAGACCAGAGAAAATCTATCAATCTACAGCAAAATAACGTAGGAATATTCAAAACGAACTGGAGTTAGGagtaaaaattataaaaaaaaataaaaaaaacactttctgaTTCCACAGGCACAATACATACACTTCTGatgcacaaaataaaaaaatataaagtggGGGAACATCTACCACAAATAAAGGAAGGTACTAGCTACACTCTTGCACTTTGTAGCTTGTGtacagccttttttttttttaggattaGTCTCCCGTTATAGCTGCAGTAACTTTCTGACTTGTTCCTTTAAATGCTTTCAGACGACTGCCTAAAAGTACAGTAAACTGCAGCTTTCCTGGCAAATCCTTGCTCATCTCCTCTCCTGCTAAGAACTGAAGCCTGTTGAATGGATACAGGATAAAACAAAAATTGTTATTCT of Salvelinus sp. IW2-2015 unplaced genomic scaffold, ASM291031v2 Un_scaffold1011, whole genome shotgun sequence contains these proteins:
- the LOC112069434 gene encoding nuclear factor erythroid 2-related factor 2 — protein: MMEIEMPKIHPSQQDIDLIDILWRQDIDLGAGREVFDYCQRQKEHELQQQREQEEDKRLQQQKEQEKALLAQLQLDEETGEFVPRLATSGQPLQTATSAASSQVIQDVSFTVDGDAMSFDECMQLLAETFPLVEATENTSSCLDAAVAPAPNSSHIMMKSDPPALTQLPLLPAPLPPQRTSPDLEQAWMELLSLPELQQCLNMEMEDTREQTGRYLPTNTTPEDPNYSFYPLPNLEEVASNTADVCPPEFINTFEESFPNMAPLDHLSQMTLKAPDLNTHFSADTFCDIFYPDVVNTKVTSVTLPCGQGNGGNSLAEIPNKPTFRPMELQDLSPADTFDSDNKPEIMTECPDSDSGVSVEASSYSSSPEKSMYGDRSFGGYSDSDMDEMDSNPGSAQSDYSEMFSLSFQPDGLQTPLSVLPQQRDKEPKHGKTEPDDETGHSELPFTKDKKRRRSEKRLSRDEQRAKALQIPFTVDMIIDLPVDDFNEMMSKHQLNEAQLALVREIRRRGKNKVAAQNCRKRKMENITELEYDLDSLKEEKERLQTEKTKNDSGLRKMKQQLNTLYLEVFRLLRDEDGKPYSPLEYSLQQTTDGTVFLVPRIKKTLIKKKDS